One Rhinolophus ferrumequinum isolate MPI-CBG mRhiFer1 chromosome 10, mRhiFer1_v1.p, whole genome shotgun sequence genomic window, ttagttattcacttttctttttgtccaAGAACTTTTACCTATAGCTTAGGTAAGGATCAGATTATGTTTACAAGAGGTAAGGAGGGGAAATAAGAGTTTGCTGTCCCTTCTCAACAGGTTAGAATGCCAAGTATAATGGAATATACCCTGAACTTAGTATCATAAAACCTGGGTTTATAGCAGGTTCTTTTGGTTAACTGGTTTAACCCTGCgcaaatcatttaacctttctgagccgcAGTTTCTTCATCTTCCAGAATTGTCTAATTAGACCATCtttgtgaaagcactttgtaaaagGTTATGCAAATGTAAGGTATGTTTAGGTTGTAGGAATGATAGGGCTACGACATGAAAAAACCAATGAGAATCATTGTACTTGATGGAGGATGTTAGAACTCTCCGGTCTTTTATGCTTCTTATTCTCATGGTAGAGAACTTATTAGCTCCTGGTATCTCACCTTTTATTTGCTCTTATACTTCTAGAACACACAAGTGACAGAAGCCTGGAACAAAGTTGCCCACTCATTTAATTGCACGCCAATAGAAGGTGAGACCTCAGATAAAAGGGTTGAGGGTGTAAGTATGAGTGACTTAGCAGAATTAAGGTTTTTCCTCCTTTGAGGATCCATCCTGGCTCTAGCATATTCTAAGCCAAAAACCTGTGTCCTGGGTTTCCATAGCCAGGCAACTTTTCTTTCGTTGCCTGCCCTATCAAACTATGTAGGTGGGTGGGTTTGGAAACCTTTTGGAATTCTAGCTGGCTGGTATCATCGGCTCTGTCCTATCTACAGGTATGCTGTCACACCAATTGAAGCAGCATGTCATTGATGGAGAGAAGACCATTATCCAGAATCCCACAGACCAGCAGAAGTAGGTGCCAATCGCACCCTTCACCTTGAACCATACCAGACTAGTCATGAGTTTTTTCTACCATACTCCCAGCTTAATCTCGTCCATCTTCTCCAAACTCCAGGAACTACTTATTGCTCTTTATGGTtccctttctattctttttagGAAGGACCATGAGAAAGCTGAATTTGAGGTACATGAAGTATATGCTGTGGATGTTCTTGTCAGCTCAGGAGAGGGCAAGGTGAGAAGAGTTTACCAGCGCTGGCAAAGAGGAGTGACTGAGGGTGTGTTCCAAAGCACCGGAACAAATGTGATCTAACTTACTCTTTTAGGCCAAGGATGCAGGACAGAGAACCACCATTTATAAACGAGATCCTTCTAAACAGTATGGcctgaaaatgaaaacttcacGTGCCTTCTTCAGTGAGGTCGAAAGGCGTTTTGATGCCATGCCATTTACTTTAAGGTATATTGCACTTAACAGAGACAGGACTTGGAACCAGTCTGATTCATAGACCACACACCCAGGAATACTCTtccctcctccatccctccctccttctcccctcctgccTAGACTTGTAGCTCCAGCCTGCATGCACACGTTCTCTtattctccccacctccctctcatTGAAAGGAAGGTAAAAGCAGTCCTACGCATGATTTCTGTCTGAGGGTAGGAGCTGTTTAAAAACATGAGCaatcattgaaaaagaaaaaaaggaaaaagaaaaacgtgACCAAAATGGTGAGACTTGAGAGGAAGTTAAAGGACATCTTAATTTGTCCTCGCCTACCCAGAGCATTTGAAGATGAGAAGAAGGCCCGGATGGGTGTGGTGGAGTGCGCCAAACATGAACTGCTGCAACCATTTAATGTTCTCTATGAGAAGGAGGGTGAGTTCTAAAGAGCTTCACTTTGGAGTCCCTGGTTATATGTTCTCCTCCTTCCCTGTAACTTACAGAAAAAGAGTATGACCCTGAAACGTTTTATCAAAACACTTCTCTCTCCCATAGGTGAATTTGTTGCCCAGTTTAAATTTACAGTTCTGCTTATGCCCAATGGCCCCATGCGGATAACCAGTGGTCCCTTTGAGCCTGACATTTACAAGTCTGAGATGGAGGTCCAGGATGCAGAACTAAAGGTTAGTGTGGGATGGAACGTCGTGAGCACGTGGTACCTGTCCTGGAAGTGAGAACTAAATATCAGCAAAGTTCTAAAAAGAGCTACAATATTGAGAGTAAGATTGTTTCCTCTACATTCctcaaaatttgttttccttcttcctcctatATTCCAGGCCCTCCTCCAGAGTTCTGCAAGTCggaaaacccagaaaaagaaaaaaaagaaggtatgTTATGATCATCCCTCTTTGGCAGGGTGAACCGGATCCCTCTTTCTTCCACTTTCCTGGGTTGTGGTAGGGCGTAGATTTCTGTATATCCTTATTTATCcttattttcccccttctcaGCCCTGACCTAGAGAATTAGGATTTTTGTCCTTGGTCCCCCAGACACTACCCCGAGGTGTTGGAAACTGACAAGTCTTCTTTACACGAATATAGGCTTCCAAGACTGCAGAGAATGCCACCAGTGGGGAAACATTAGAAGAGAATGAAGCTGGGGACTGAGGTGGGTCCCATCTCCCCAGCTTGCTGCTCCTGCCTCATCCCCTTCCCACCACACCCCGGGCTCTGTGAAGTGCAGTTGTCTTCTCCACCCAGGACCACCAGCAGAGCAGGGgtctccctgcccccctcccgGCCCCGCAACCCAACCCCCTTCCAACAACAACCAGCTCCAACTGACTCTGGTCTTGGGAGGCCAGGCTTCCCAGCCACCGAAGACTACtttaaattgaaaagagaaattgaataataaaatcagGAGTCAAAATTCATCGTCTTCAAGCCCCTCTTTCTAGCCTTTTTCTACCACTCTCTGCTTGGTCAAGGTTTATGGCCCTACAATAGAACAGGGAGGAGGCTAAAGTAGCCACTACCACTAAAAATTCAGCTGAAATTTTTTTATACACTCCGAGGTCAGCATTTTTCCATCTGTTGGGGCTTGTTCCTCTCTTTTACTGCTCTCCCCAAGTATGTTACCTGGCCTCAAAATAGAAACTGTTCTTCAGATTGTTTTTATTCACATGTGGCAGATTCCTTTTCTGATCCAGGCTATCTGGTCAGGCCCCTCCCATTTTTAGGAGCTGGAGCCTGCACTTATCAAGGgattctcatctatgaaatggatcctcatttgtaaatctttttagtcatttttgttCTGCAGGACTCTTCCCCCTTTCCCCCACAAAGCTGTAAAGGAGGAGTCCATTTCAACCTGTCCAATTCTTTGGAGTCAGTGGGGTCTTCCTTTGCTCCATCTTACAAACCTGAGCTGGAACCTCAACTGTGGTTTTGTTcctgtttgaaatattttgaccTCCCTTCCTTGAAAGAAAGACCAGGAACCAGAGGAGCAGACTGGAGAGACAACTCCTGGCTTTCTGAAGCTATGGACTTGAATTGGATGAATCGCTAGGGGATTGGAGAGAAAGGTGACGAATTTCAGTACCTCTGGCATGCTGTCCCAGGGAACTAGAGCTCCCACTAACTTATGAGGTTTTTAAACACGTTGAAAATGACATGgtgttaaaataaatttggatttgCTCATACTCGTGTGCCTTTGCTACTCTTATTTGCTGGAAGTGCTGGGGAGTGTCTGTTGAAGTGATTGATGATCACTTGGAGCGGTTTTTCTGTTGATatattctacttttaaaacaagGAATACTTCCCAACCCAAAAAACATAAATCCTGGATTCTCTggattaaaatagtaaattttctaTGTGAGTATGATTAAATTTTCTAAAGTGAAAACATCAACCTTGCTTCTGATAATTTGTTCAGGATTAGTACATTTATGTATACTGCGAAAAATACTATACAAATGTTTATCTTGACTTAGAAAGCCAGGAAGAATTCCTTGAGTATTATGCAATTTTTCAGGGCCAGCCTGAGATGAATAATTTATTAGATTTGAGATTTATTCAATCTTACACGTGAGGCATGCAGATCTGTAGATACTACAGTGAAACAAAACACGACTCTTCATAAGAGCTTATAGACGAGTGGACAATCAACAGGTGAAATCCTGGGGGACAACATAAAATAATTGTGctagggtttttatttttgtcttcaaaaaCTTGTTATATTCTGATGGTGAAAATACTAGAACTTCTTAAGCACTTGGAACAAGGGccccaactttttaaaaaccttacttTAATAGTTAAATGGTGACATgttattgaataaattataaagGGAAACCACCACACAGGAGGGATTATAAAAACTATAAAGTATCAAAGTGAATAAGGTGAAGTCAGTGGTTAAGGATTCTTCTCCATTCTTCAGAATTCGTTCACTGTAGCCAAATCTTTGGGTATTTTATTTACCAAGGGCTTCTGACATGTCTGTACCCTGAGACTGGGAAGTTATTTATCTTAATACCACATACCACCCTTGCCCTAGAGAAGATCTGATCTTCCCCTCTCCATTGGCTTGATCCTTACCACCAGGTAGGGAGGATCACTGAAGTATCTTTTGAACAAGATACATTGTGACCAACATACATTGTGACATTCTGCTTCAGGTATTGTGGGGGGAGAGCATAGTTGGAAAGTTTACAATACTGacagtttggggttttttttgtagtATGACAGCTTACTTAACTCCCCAACTTTACATTCTTCCGTGTTCTGGAACCTTAGGACATTCGGAGGTTCCGCGATCGACTCTCCCTGCAGCAATTTAGTTTGGAAAATAAGGCAAACCagtaaaacatttttgtacaGTCTGCACCCATCCATAATAAAATGGAGGGTGTCGCCAAGGAAACTGCAACTCCCATGAAGCAATGAGAGGGAAGACGGAAATCGCTGTGTTTTGCTCGTCTGCACCTCTAGGTCCCATATTGGAAATAGGTGCTCACGTTTAAATAATACAATGTCCTCATAATAAAACGGAAGGGGGAATTTTGTAACTCAAAAATACTGCTTTCCAAAGGAATTAAATCACTTATGCACCTGAGAAGGGCCGGAAGCCATTGTTACTCCCCTTGGGCAGCCCCGCCCCCGGGGTGGGTAGGGCGAGGCAAAGGAAGTGACGACACTGAGTGCTCCCTTAAATGGCGGTAGGCGGGCGCTTAGCGCTCTCTCGGCCTTAGCGTCATCTTCTTGGGTGAGTGTGCGGCCTGTGTGCGGACTTCGGGTACAATCCATTAACATCTCGTCTCTGCCCTTGCCATCGTTACGGCAAACTAACTGTGGCCTTTTTCTCTTTACCCGTAGATACCTCCGCGCCATGAGAGCCAAGGTAAGCAGTTCCTGGTAGTGAGCTGAGGCTGCAGTAATTGATGGCTGGGGGTGGAGACCCAGGCACGGGAAGTCCGCCATGATTCCCTGAACCGATGGGTTCTCAAGGGTGCCAAGACCTAGTGGGAGATGAAGGATAGTTTGGGGAGAAGCGGAGCTGGTTGGGTAAGTGTTGTGTGGAGAGTGGGGAGTGGAGGAGCGCACGCGGGATTCGGTGTTTACTTTGGGGTGTTGGGTTGGGAGGCCAAATTGTTGATGTAATTACTGAGACTGAGCCCTCATGTTTGGTCAAGAACTTGCCTGGTTCTAAATAACGCTCTTCACATCCCTACCTAATCCTGATTCTAAAACTAATGaccttttgttttattccttgtCTCTGGTTATGATCGGTTGCCAGTGGAGGAAGAAGCGAATGCGCAGGTATGTTGAGACTGCTGGCACgggaggagggaagtggagcGTGCCTTGGGTCAAAGCTTGGGAGGAACATTTGGTGAACTTAGGTGGAAAATGTTTTGAGAATTGACTTGTCAGAGCCAGGGATTGGACACAAGACAGTAGAATGGAGTGCATGATCGTTTTATCACCCTGCGTATCGTATGTACGTTTAAGATGGGAGGGAAAGAGTGAACCTCGGGTTTATGGGCAGGAAGTGTACTCCCGTGTCTGCTTTTCAGGCTGAAGcgcaaaagaagaaagatgaggcAGAGGTCCAAGTAAACCGCTAGCTTGTACACCGGTGGAAGCCACAGGAGCAGAAATGAGGAAAGCcagaggccagggatactgcaACAAATTGTTGGACTGCATGCCTAATATCTAGGACTTCTCAATGGATCTAGAACATACATTGCCATCTGTTCCCCGCTACCACCTTTTGAGAAACCCACTTGGCTCGTACAAAAGAGTCCTTTGCTCTGGACCTGTGACATTCTGGACAAGTTCTGTTCTCAGTTGTGGCTGAATGTAATGTGTACAATAAATCATCTGCTGTCTTAGCTGAAGAAACAAAGTCttgtgttttgtggtttttatggTTCCATTGGCTGGTGGACTTGTATCAGTACAGTCGGCCCTTGCATTAGGCTACATTGGGGGCGGGAAGGGGCGTTGATTACACCCCTAGCCAACATCTGGTCCCTGGCCCTCGGGAGTTAATTAAAAA contains:
- the PA2G4 gene encoding proliferation-associated protein 2G4 — protein: MSGEDEQQEQTIAEDLVVTKYKMGGDIANRVLRSLVEASCSGVSVLSLCEKGDAMIMEETGKIFKKEKEMKKGIAFPTSISVNNCVCHFSPLKSDQDYILKEGDLVKIDLGVHVDGFIANVAHTFVVDVAQGTQVTGRKADVIKAAHLCAEAALRLVKPGNQNTQVTEAWNKVAHSFNCTPIEGMLSHQLKQHVIDGEKTIIQNPTDQQKKDHEKAEFEVHEVYAVDVLVSSGEGKAKDAGQRTTIYKRDPSKQYGLKMKTSRAFFSEVERRFDAMPFTLRAFEDEKKARMGVVECAKHELLQPFNVLYEKEGEFVAQFKFTVLLMPNGPMRITSGPFEPDIYKSEMEVQDAELKALLQSSASRKTQKKKKKKASKTAENATSGETLEENEAGD